A window of Rhizobium acidisoli contains these coding sequences:
- a CDS encoding saccharopine dehydrogenase family protein — MSFRKIAVLGLGKVGRLAATLLHEGGFEVIGVDAQLPLSDVPFKCRAGDISDPQVVGELLSNVEAVLSCLPYHLNIELARAAHLAGIHYFDLTEDVPTTNFIIELSKTARGLMAPQCGLAPGFVGIVGASLADGFDRCRSIRMRVGALPQHPTGLLGYAFNWSPEGVVNEYLNDCEVIEGGVRKLVSPMEWHETVYVGGVKLEAFTTSGGLGTMCDTMLGKIDNLDYKTMRYPGHMELMNFFFHELLMRDKRKLAGEILTNAKPPVEDDVVYVHVAAEGTENGSLRRKEFVRAYYPIEIAGARRTAIAWTTSASVVAVIEMVRDGLLPATGFLHQEHIPLEMFLKTPTGGLFKAGATSHG, encoded by the coding sequence ATGAGTTTTAGAAAGATCGCCGTTCTCGGCCTGGGCAAGGTCGGACGGCTGGCGGCGACGCTGTTGCATGAAGGCGGTTTCGAGGTCATCGGCGTCGATGCGCAACTGCCGCTGAGCGACGTTCCCTTCAAGTGCCGCGCCGGCGATATCTCCGACCCGCAGGTGGTCGGCGAACTGTTGTCGAATGTCGAGGCGGTGCTCTCCTGCCTTCCCTACCATCTGAACATCGAATTGGCGCGTGCCGCCCATCTCGCCGGCATTCATTATTTCGACCTGACCGAAGACGTTCCCACAACCAATTTCATCATCGAATTGTCGAAGACCGCCCGCGGCCTGATGGCGCCGCAATGCGGCCTGGCGCCCGGTTTCGTCGGCATTGTCGGCGCCAGCCTTGCCGACGGCTTCGATCGCTGCCGTTCGATCCGCATGCGTGTCGGCGCCCTGCCGCAGCATCCGACGGGACTGCTGGGTTACGCCTTCAACTGGTCGCCCGAAGGCGTCGTCAACGAATATCTGAACGATTGCGAGGTCATCGAGGGTGGCGTGCGCAAGCTGGTCTCGCCGATGGAATGGCACGAGACCGTCTATGTCGGCGGCGTCAAGCTCGAAGCCTTCACCACCTCGGGCGGCCTTGGCACCATGTGCGACACCATGCTCGGCAAGATCGACAATCTCGACTACAAGACCATGCGTTATCCCGGCCATATGGAGCTGATGAACTTCTTCTTCCACGAGCTTCTGATGCGCGACAAGCGCAAGCTTGCCGGCGAGATCCTCACCAATGCCAAGCCGCCGGTTGAAGACGATGTCGTCTATGTCCATGTCGCCGCCGAGGGCACGGAGAACGGCAGCCTGCGCCGCAAGGAGTTCGTGCGCGCCTATTACCCGATCGAGATTGCCGGTGCACGCCGCACGGCAATCGCCTGGACGACATCGGCCTCTGTCGTCGCCGTCATCGAGATGGTCCGCGACGGTCTGCTGCCAGCCACCGGCTTCCTGCACCAGGAGCATATTCCGCTGGAGATGTTTTTAAAGACGCCGACCGGCGGCCTGTTCAAGGCCGGCGCCACCAGCCACGGCTGA
- the hemW gene encoding radical SAM family heme chaperone HemW, with protein MDNFDTPGSSRDAALLPDTGEPGFGVYVHWPFCAAKCPYCDFNSHVRHQPVDQERFASAFLKEMAAVRAMSGPKTVTSIFLGGGTPSLMKPETVSAILDGIARHWHVPAGIEITMEANPSSVEADRFRGYRAAGVNRVSLGVQALDDRDLKFLGRLHDVADALKAIRLARDIFPRMSFDLIYARPDQTVEQWERELKQAISYAVDHLSLYQLTIEEGTPFYGLHKAGKLIVPDGEQSAVLYEATQEITAREGMPAYEVSNHARPGAESRHNLTYWRYGDYAGIGPGAHGRLTRGPEKIATATERKPEAWLDMVERDGHGILDEERLGYEEQSDELLLMGLRLREGVDLARWQQLSGRDLDPKREEFLLEHKFIERIGNSRLRCTPSGMLILDSVVADLAC; from the coding sequence GTGGACAATTTCGACACGCCAGGCTCCTCGCGCGATGCGGCGCTGCTGCCCGATACCGGCGAGCCCGGCTTCGGCGTCTATGTGCATTGGCCCTTCTGCGCGGCGAAGTGTCCCTATTGCGATTTCAACAGCCATGTGCGCCACCAGCCGGTCGATCAGGAGCGCTTTGCATCAGCCTTCCTGAAGGAGATGGCGGCGGTCCGGGCGATGAGCGGGCCGAAGACGGTGACGAGCATCTTCCTCGGCGGCGGCACGCCGTCGCTGATGAAGCCGGAAACGGTCTCCGCCATTCTCGACGGCATTGCCCGGCACTGGCACGTGCCTGCCGGTATCGAGATCACCATGGAAGCCAATCCTTCGAGCGTCGAGGCCGATCGCTTCCGCGGTTACCGAGCGGCAGGCGTCAACCGCGTCTCGCTCGGCGTGCAGGCGCTTGATGATCGGGACCTGAAATTCCTCGGCCGGCTGCATGATGTCGCCGACGCGCTGAAGGCGATCCGGCTGGCGCGCGACATTTTTCCGCGCATGTCTTTCGACCTCATCTATGCCCGGCCGGACCAGACGGTCGAGCAATGGGAAAGGGAGCTGAAGCAAGCGATCTCCTATGCGGTCGATCATCTTTCGCTCTATCAACTCACCATCGAGGAAGGCACGCCGTTTTATGGCCTGCACAAAGCAGGCAAGCTGATCGTGCCGGATGGCGAGCAGTCGGCTGTGCTCTACGAGGCGACGCAGGAAATCACCGCGCGCGAGGGCATGCCGGCCTATGAGGTTTCCAACCACGCCCGGCCGGGTGCTGAAAGCCGGCATAACCTGACCTATTGGCGTTACGGCGATTATGCCGGCATCGGCCCCGGCGCGCACGGCCGGCTGACGCGCGGCCCCGAGAAGATCGCGACGGCGACCGAGCGCAAGCCGGAGGCCTGGCTCGACATGGTCGAGCGCGACGGCCACGGCATTCTCGACGAGGAGCGGCTCGGCTACGAGGAACAGTCCGACGAATTGCTGCTGATGGGACTGCGGCTCCGGGAAGGCGTCGATCTTGCCCGCTGGCAACAGCTTTCCGGCCGCGACCTCGACCCGAAACGCGAAGAGTTTCTGCTCGAACACAAATTCATCGAGCGGATCGGCAATTCACGCCTGCGCTGCACACCCTCAGGCATGCTGATCCTCGATTCCGTCGTCGCCGATCTCGCCTGCTGA
- the rdgB gene encoding RdgB/HAM1 family non-canonical purine NTP pyrophosphatase encodes MRKLETKTIVVASHNAGKIREIQELIGPLGFTAKSAAELNFVEPDETGTSFEENATIKAVASANAAGMPALSDDSGLVVDALDGDPGVYTANWAETPSGTRDFDMAMAKVEKALQDAGATTPEQRTARFVSVLCLAWPDGHTELFRGEVEGSVVWPPRGGQGFGYDPVFQPEGYGVTFGEMSGEEKHGWSVGKPQALSHRARAFKLFVETCLEA; translated from the coding sequence ATGCGCAAGCTTGAAACGAAGACCATCGTCGTTGCCAGCCACAATGCCGGCAAGATCCGCGAGATCCAGGAATTGATCGGGCCGCTCGGCTTCACCGCCAAGTCGGCCGCCGAGCTGAATTTCGTCGAACCCGATGAAACCGGCACGAGCTTCGAGGAGAATGCGACGATCAAGGCGGTCGCTTCGGCCAATGCAGCCGGCATGCCGGCGCTTTCGGACGATTCCGGGCTGGTGGTCGACGCGCTTGACGGCGATCCCGGTGTCTACACCGCCAATTGGGCGGAGACACCGAGCGGCACGCGCGATTTCGACATGGCGATGGCGAAGGTGGAAAAGGCGCTGCAGGATGCGGGCGCGACGACGCCCGAACAGCGCACCGCACGTTTCGTCAGCGTGCTCTGCCTCGCCTGGCCGGACGGGCATACCGAACTCTTCCGCGGCGAAGTGGAGGGCAGCGTCGTCTGGCCGCCGCGCGGCGGCCAAGGCTTCGGCTACGATCCGGTCTTCCAGCCGGAAGGGTATGGCGTCACCTTCGGCGAGATGAGTGGCGAGGAAAAACACGGCTGGAGCGTCGGCAAGCCGCAGGCGCTATCGCACCGGGCCCGCGCCTTCAAACTCTTTGTCGAAACCTGCCTGGAGGCATAA
- a CDS encoding VOC family protein, whose amino-acid sequence MNPMLEGMLETALYVRDLDEAEAFYESVLGLEKITRAANRHVFFRCGPGVLLIFNPEETVKPPAPDALQVPPHGTTGGGHACFRVSGRNIDAMAERLRAAGVAIESEVHWPNGGRSIYFRDPAGNSLECAEAKIWGIEQDI is encoded by the coding sequence ATGAACCCCATGCTGGAAGGCATGTTGGAAACGGCGCTTTATGTGCGGGATCTCGACGAGGCCGAGGCGTTCTACGAGAGCGTTCTCGGACTTGAAAAGATTACCCGCGCCGCCAACCGGCATGTCTTCTTCCGCTGCGGCCCCGGTGTTCTGCTGATCTTCAATCCCGAGGAAACGGTCAAGCCGCCGGCACCTGACGCCCTGCAAGTGCCGCCGCACGGCACGACCGGAGGGGGCCATGCCTGCTTCCGGGTCTCCGGCCGCAACATCGATGCGATGGCTGAGCGGCTGAGAGCGGCGGGCGTGGCGATCGAATCCGAAGTGCATTGGCCGAACGGCGGCCGCTCGATCTATTTCCGCGATCCTGCCGGCAACAGCCTGGAATGCGCGGAGGCTAAAATCTGGGGCATCGAACAGGATATCTGA
- the rph gene encoding ribonuclease PH, producing MRPSGRKIDQMRKVSFERNFSKHAEGSCLVKFGDTHVLCTASLEEKTPPWLRNSGKGWVTAEYGMLPRATGERMKREAAAGKQGGRTQEIQRLIGRSLRAVVDLQALGERQITLDCDVIQADGGTRTASITGGWIALYDCLKWMESRNMIKVDRVLKDHVAAISCGVFASQPVIDLDYLEDSSAETDANFVMTGAGGIVEIQGTAEGTPFSEEEFTSLMGLAKNGIGELVALQKQAIAG from the coding sequence ATGCGGCCTTCAGGCAGAAAAATCGACCAGATGCGCAAGGTCTCGTTCGAGCGCAATTTTTCCAAGCATGCGGAAGGCTCCTGCCTGGTGAAATTCGGCGACACGCATGTGCTCTGCACGGCCAGCCTTGAGGAAAAGACGCCGCCATGGCTGCGCAATAGCGGCAAGGGATGGGTCACGGCTGAGTACGGCATGCTGCCGCGGGCGACCGGCGAGCGCATGAAGCGCGAGGCGGCAGCCGGCAAGCAGGGCGGCCGCACTCAGGAAATCCAGCGGCTGATCGGCCGGTCGCTGCGCGCCGTCGTCGATCTGCAGGCGCTCGGCGAGCGGCAGATCACCCTTGATTGCGACGTCATCCAGGCCGATGGCGGCACGCGGACAGCCTCGATCACCGGCGGCTGGATCGCGCTTTACGACTGCCTGAAATGGATGGAAAGCCGCAACATGATCAAGGTCGACCGGGTCCTGAAGGACCATGTCGCCGCCATCTCCTGCGGCGTCTTCGCCAGCCAGCCGGTGATCGACCTCGATTACCTCGAGGATTCCTCGGCCGAAACCGACGCCAACTTCGTCATGACCGGCGCCGGCGGGATCGTCGAAATCCAGGGCACGGCCGAAGGCACGCCGTTTTCCGAAGAGGAATTCACCTCGCTGATGGGTCTTGCCAAGAACGGCATCGGCGAACTCGTCGCCCTGCAGAAACAGGCGATTGCGGGATGA
- the hrcA gene encoding heat-inducible transcriptional repressor HrcA, with translation MGIRSTSVSDAVAALDERSREIFRRIVEGYLESGEPLGSRNLSRLLPMSLSPASVRNVMSDLEDLGLIYSPHISAGRLPTQIGLRFFVDAFMQVGDLSAEDRASIDRQVRAESGGNPVESMMNEASRMLSGISRGAGLVITSKSDPVLKHVEFIRLEPTKALAVLVGDHDQVENRIIELPAGVTSSQLAEAANFLNAHMSGQTLPELRKQLSQLKDNVRHELDALSRDLVERGIAVWAGSPDEGKPAQLIIRGRANLLEGLAGAEDLDRLRLLFDDLEKKDSLIEILNLAETGSGVRIFIGSENKLFSLSGSSLIVAPYRDDDDRIVGAVGVIGPTRLNYSRIVPMVDYTAQLVSRLSRNPL, from the coding sequence ATGGGCATCAGGTCGACATCGGTTTCGGATGCCGTTGCTGCGCTGGACGAGCGCTCCAGGGAAATTTTTCGCCGCATCGTCGAAGGCTATCTGGAGAGCGGCGAGCCGCTCGGTTCGCGCAATCTGTCCCGCCTGCTGCCGATGTCGCTGTCGCCGGCCTCGGTGCGCAACGTCATGAGCGATCTCGAAGATCTCGGCCTCATCTATTCGCCGCATATCAGCGCCGGCCGGCTGCCGACCCAGATCGGCCTGCGTTTCTTCGTCGATGCCTTCATGCAGGTCGGTGATCTCTCCGCCGAGGACCGCGCCAGCATCGACCGCCAGGTGCGGGCCGAAAGCGGCGGCAATCCGGTGGAATCGATGATGAACGAGGCGAGCCGCATGCTATCCGGCATTTCGCGCGGCGCCGGCCTGGTCATCACCTCGAAAAGCGATCCGGTGCTCAAACATGTCGAGTTCATCCGGCTGGAGCCGACAAAGGCGCTGGCCGTGCTCGTCGGCGATCACGACCAGGTGGAAAACCGCATCATCGAACTGCCGGCGGGCGTCACCTCCTCGCAGCTGGCCGAGGCGGCAAATTTTCTCAATGCCCACATGTCCGGCCAGACCCTGCCGGAGCTGCGCAAACAGCTCAGCCAGCTGAAGGATAACGTCCGTCACGAACTCGATGCCCTGTCGCGCGATCTCGTCGAGCGCGGCATCGCCGTATGGGCCGGCAGCCCGGACGAGGGCAAGCCGGCGCAGCTGATCATCCGCGGCCGCGCCAACCTGCTTGAAGGTCTGGCCGGCGCCGAGGATCTCGACCGGCTGCGGCTGCTGTTCGACGATCTCGAAAAGAAGGACAGCCTGATCGAGATCCTCAATCTCGCCGAAACCGGCTCGGGCGTGCGCATCTTCATCGGCTCGGAAAACAAGCTCTTCTCGCTGTCCGGCTCGTCGCTCATCGTCGCGCCCTATCGTGACGACGACGATCGCATCGTCGGCGCCGTCGGCGTCATCGGCCCGACGCGGCTCAATTACTCCCGCATCGTGCCGATGGTGGACTACACCGCCCAGCTCGTCTCCCGGCTTTCGCGCAATCCGCTTTGA
- the grpE gene encoding nucleotide exchange factor GrpE, whose amino-acid sequence MTDDTTKNGPDATAADAAADAAAYVENDIAQEEAPQPDALELLKAENGELRDRYLRLAAEMDNLRRRTEREVKDAKSYSVAGFARDMLAVSDNLRRALDAIPAEVKDAADAGLTTLIEGVEMTERAMLSALERHGVRKLEPVGQKFDPNFHQAMFEVPNPDVPNNTVVQVVQAGFSIGERVLRPAMVGVAKGGPKAAEAETNSVFDEKDA is encoded by the coding sequence ATGACCGATGACACGACGAAAAACGGACCTGACGCAACTGCGGCCGATGCCGCAGCCGACGCTGCCGCCTACGTCGAGAACGATATTGCGCAGGAAGAGGCCCCCCAGCCTGATGCACTCGAGCTTCTGAAAGCCGAAAACGGCGAACTGCGCGACCGCTATCTGCGCCTTGCCGCCGAGATGGACAATCTGCGCCGCCGCACCGAGCGTGAGGTCAAGGACGCCAAGTCCTATTCCGTCGCCGGTTTCGCGCGTGACATGCTCGCCGTCTCGGACAATCTGCGCCGAGCGCTGGATGCCATCCCTGCAGAGGTCAAGGATGCGGCCGATGCCGGCCTGACCACGCTGATCGAGGGCGTCGAGATGACCGAGCGCGCCATGCTGTCGGCGCTCGAGCGCCACGGCGTTCGCAAGCTGGAGCCGGTCGGCCAGAAATTCGACCCGAATTTCCATCAGGCGATGTTCGAAGTGCCGAACCCGGATGTGCCGAACAACACGGTCGTCCAGGTCGTGCAGGCAGGCTTTTCCATCGGCGAGCGCGTGCTGCGCCCGGCCATGGTCGGCGTCGCCAAGGGCGGCCCGAAGGCCGCCGAAGCTGAAACCAATTCGGTCTTCGACGAGAAGGACGCCTGA
- a CDS encoding nucleoside hydrolase, which yields MASARKIIIDTDPGQDDAAAILLAFGSPDELELLGITTVAGNVPLSLTSRNARIVCELCGRTETKVFAGADAPIARKLVTAEHVHGKTGLDGPELSEPTMALQTGHAVDFIIETLRREEEGTVTLCTLGPLTNIGMALQKAPDIAPRIRELVMMGGGFFEGGNITPAAEFNIYVDPEAADIVFRSGVPIVMMPLDVTHQLLTRKDRVKRMAEIGTAPAKAMVEMLEFFERFDIEKYGSDGGPLHDPTVIAYLLKPELFKGRDCNVEIEIHSELTVGMTVVDWWHVTERKRNAKVMRHVDADGFFDLLIERFARI from the coding sequence ATGGCAAGCGCAAGAAAGATCATCATCGACACGGATCCCGGCCAGGACGACGCGGCCGCCATCCTGCTGGCCTTCGGCAGTCCCGACGAGCTGGAGCTGCTGGGGATCACCACGGTCGCCGGCAACGTGCCGCTATCGCTGACCAGCCGCAATGCGCGCATCGTCTGCGAACTCTGCGGCCGGACGGAGACGAAGGTCTTTGCCGGCGCCGACGCGCCGATCGCCCGCAAGCTGGTGACCGCCGAACATGTGCACGGCAAGACCGGCCTCGACGGTCCTGAGCTCAGCGAGCCGACGATGGCGCTGCAGACCGGCCATGCCGTCGACTTCATCATCGAGACGCTGCGGCGTGAGGAAGAAGGCACGGTGACGCTCTGCACGCTCGGGCCGCTGACCAATATCGGCATGGCCTTGCAGAAGGCGCCCGACATCGCTCCGCGCATCCGCGAATTGGTGATGATGGGCGGCGGCTTTTTCGAGGGCGGCAACATCACGCCGGCAGCCGAATTCAACATTTACGTCGATCCCGAGGCCGCCGATATCGTCTTCCGCTCAGGCGTGCCGATCGTGATGATGCCGCTTGACGTGACCCACCAGTTGCTGACCCGCAAGGATCGGGTGAAGCGCATGGCCGAGATCGGCACGGCGCCGGCAAAGGCGATGGTCGAGATGCTGGAATTCTTCGAACGCTTCGATATCGAGAAATACGGCTCCGACGGCGGGCCGCTGCATGACCCCACCGTGATCGCCTATCTGCTGAAGCCGGAGCTTTTCAAGGGCCGGGACTGCAATGTCGAGATCGAGATCCACTCCGAACTCACGGTCGGCATGACGGTCGTCGACTGGTGGCATGTCACCGAGCGCAAGCGCAACGCAAAAGTCATGCGCCACGTCGATGCGGACGGCTTCTTCGATCTGTTGATCGAACGCTTCGCCCGCATCTGA
- a CDS encoding Hsp20 family protein gives MSRITPFASPLLLGFDAMEKTLERISKASDGYPPYNIERIGADSGAPERLRITLAVAGFGEEELDVSIEENQLLIRGRQVEHGERDYLYRGIAARQFQRTFVLADGMQVLGAGLKNGLLSVDLIRPEPARMVKKINISVSQ, from the coding sequence ATGAGCCGCATTACCCCTTTCGCCAGCCCGCTGCTTCTGGGCTTCGATGCCATGGAAAAGACGCTGGAGCGCATTTCCAAGGCCAGCGACGGATATCCGCCTTACAATATCGAACGCATCGGCGCCGACAGCGGCGCGCCGGAACGTCTGCGCATTACGCTGGCTGTCGCCGGTTTCGGCGAGGAGGAACTCGATGTTTCCATTGAGGAGAACCAGCTTCTGATTCGCGGCCGTCAGGTGGAGCACGGCGAACGGGACTATCTCTATCGCGGCATCGCCGCCCGTCAGTTCCAGCGCACCTTCGTTCTGGCCGACGGCATGCAGGTGCTCGGCGCCGGCCTGAAAAACGGTTTGCTCTCCGTCGATCTAATTCGACCGGAGCCCGCCCGCATGGTCAAGAAAATTAACATTTCGGTCTCACAGTAG
- a CDS encoding DUF1150 family protein → MLMKEATSHLTKSELAHIGSGEVAYIRKMRTEEVAKCFPEAPDIDPNVDLWALFGADGTPILLTDNRSSTFFKAAEDELKTVSLH, encoded by the coding sequence ATGTTGATGAAAGAAGCCACGTCTCACTTGACCAAATCCGAGCTTGCCCACATCGGCAGCGGCGAGGTCGCCTATATCAGAAAGATGCGCACCGAAGAGGTCGCCAAGTGCTTTCCCGAGGCGCCGGATATCGATCCGAACGTCGATCTCTGGGCACTTTTCGGCGCCGACGGCACGCCGATCCTCTTGACGGACAACCGCTCCAGCACCTTCTTCAAGGCTGCCGAGGACGAACTGAAGACGGTCAGCCTGCACTGA
- the trmB gene encoding tRNA (guanine(46)-N(7))-methyltransferase TrmB: MTDMERRGRATEAFFGRRKGKALREHQAETLNSLLPAFLIDLSAAPPEPLTSLFPAPVEKLRLEIGFGGGEHLIHRALERPSTGFVGVEPFVNSMQKLLSRIGETGARNIRVYNDDATQLLDWLPDASVDQIDLLYPDPWPKRKHWKRRFVSKTNLDRFHRVLKPGALFCFASDIDTYVNWTLLKCRDHGGFDWMADNAADWLTPYEGWPSTRYEAKARREGRSSAYLTFRKI, from the coding sequence ATGACGGATATGGAACGCCGCGGCCGGGCGACTGAAGCCTTCTTCGGTCGCCGCAAGGGCAAGGCCCTGCGCGAACACCAGGCCGAGACGCTGAACAGCCTGCTGCCGGCATTCCTTATCGATCTGTCAGCGGCTCCACCGGAGCCGCTGACATCCCTCTTCCCGGCTCCGGTCGAAAAGTTGCGGCTGGAAATCGGCTTCGGCGGCGGCGAACATCTGATTCACCGCGCCCTGGAGAGGCCTTCGACCGGCTTTGTCGGCGTCGAACCCTTCGTCAATTCCATGCAGAAGCTGCTGTCGCGCATCGGTGAGACCGGGGCGCGCAATATCCGCGTCTACAACGACGACGCGACGCAACTGCTCGACTGGCTGCCGGACGCTTCGGTCGATCAGATCGACCTGCTCTATCCCGATCCCTGGCCGAAGCGAAAGCACTGGAAACGGCGCTTCGTCTCGAAGACCAATCTCGACCGCTTTCACCGCGTGCTGAAGCCCGGCGCCCTGTTCTGCTTCGCCTCCGACATCGACACCTATGTGAACTGGACGCTGCTCAAATGCCGCGACCATGGCGGCTTCGACTGGATGGCCGACAATGCGGCGGATTGGCTGACACCCTACGAGGGCTGGCCGAGCACCCGCTACGAGGCCAAGGCCCGGCGCGAGGGCCGGTCTTCGGCCTATCTGACATTCAGGAAAATCTGA
- the metK gene encoding methionine adenosyltransferase codes for MRANYLFTSESVAEGHPDKVCDRISDEIVDLVYREAAKTGVNPWGVRIACETLATTNRVVIAGEVRLPPSLMKKDKDGKDVINPSKFKAAARRAIKDIGYEQDGFHWKKAKIDVLLHSQSADIAQGVDSAADQQGDEGAGDQGIMFGYACRETPDLMPAPIYYSHKILQLLAVARKKGDGEVAKLGPDAKSQVTVRYVDGKPSEATSIVLSTQHLDESWDSKKVRAVVEPYIREALGELKIADDCKWYINPTGKFVIGGPDGDAGLTGRKIIVDTYGGAAPHGGGAFSGKDTTKVDRSAAYAARYLAKNVVAAGLADRCTIQISYAIGVAQPLSIYVDLHGTGKFSEDQVEAAIRKNMDLSPSGIRRHLDLNKPIYAKTSAYGHFGRKAGRDGSFSWERTDLVKALKESVKA; via the coding sequence ATGCGCGCGAATTATCTCTTTACCAGCGAATCTGTTGCCGAAGGTCATCCTGACAAGGTCTGCGACCGCATCTCCGACGAGATCGTCGATCTGGTCTACCGCGAAGCGGCCAAAACAGGCGTCAATCCGTGGGGCGTGCGCATTGCCTGCGAAACGCTGGCGACCACCAACCGCGTCGTCATCGCCGGCGAAGTCCGCCTGCCGCCGAGCCTGATGAAGAAGGACAAAGACGGCAAGGACGTCATCAATCCGTCGAAGTTCAAGGCCGCCGCCCGCCGCGCCATCAAGGATATCGGTTACGAGCAGGACGGCTTCCACTGGAAGAAGGCCAAGATCGACGTGCTCCTGCACTCGCAGTCGGCCGACATCGCGCAGGGCGTCGACAGCGCCGCCGACCAGCAGGGCGACGAAGGCGCCGGCGACCAGGGCATCATGTTCGGTTACGCCTGCCGCGAAACGCCGGATCTGATGCCGGCGCCGATCTATTATTCACACAAGATCCTGCAGCTGCTCGCGGTTGCCCGCAAGAAGGGTGACGGCGAAGTCGCCAAGCTCGGCCCCGACGCCAAGAGCCAGGTGACCGTGCGCTACGTCGACGGCAAGCCGTCCGAAGCGACGTCGATCGTGCTTTCGACCCAGCATCTCGACGAAAGCTGGGATTCGAAGAAGGTCCGCGCCGTCGTCGAGCCCTATATCCGCGAAGCGCTCGGCGAACTGAAGATCGCTGACGATTGCAAGTGGTACATCAACCCGACCGGCAAGTTCGTCATCGGCGGACCGGACGGCGATGCAGGCCTCACCGGCCGCAAGATCATCGTCGACACCTACGGCGGTGCCGCTCCGCATGGCGGCGGCGCATTCTCCGGCAAGGACACGACGAAGGTCGACCGTTCGGCTGCTTATGCCGCCCGCTATCTGGCGAAAAACGTCGTTGCCGCCGGCCTTGCCGACCGCTGCACGATCCAGATTTCCTACGCGATCGGCGTCGCCCAGCCGCTGTCGATCTATGTCGACCTGCACGGCACCGGCAAGTTCAGCGAAGATCAGGTCGAAGCAGCGATCCGCAAGAACATGGACCTGTCTCCGTCAGGCATCCGCCGCCATCTCGACCTCAACAAGCCGATCTATGCGAAGACCTCCGCTTATGGCCATTTCGGCCGCAAGGCCGGCCGCGACGGCTCGTTCTCCTGGGAGCGCACGGACCTCGTCAAGGCGCTCAAGGAAAGCGTGAAGGCCTGA
- a CDS encoding helix-turn-helix domain-containing protein produces MIENKKKPNPIDIHVGSRIRLRRTMLGMSQEKLGESLGITFQQIQKYEKGTNRVGASRLQNISNILNVPVSFFFEDAPGEHAGAGGGMAEASSSNYVVDFLSSSEGLQLNRAFVKISDPKVRRKVVELVKALAAEADSD; encoded by the coding sequence ATGATTGAAAACAAAAAGAAGCCGAATCCGATCGACATCCACGTTGGCAGCCGTATTCGTCTTCGCCGAACAATGCTGGGCATGAGCCAGGAAAAACTCGGCGAAAGCCTCGGCATCACATTCCAGCAGATCCAGAAATACGAAAAGGGCACCAACCGCGTCGGCGCAAGCCGTCTGCAGAACATCTCGAACATCCTCAATGTTCCGGTTTCCTTTTTCTTCGAGGACGCACCCGGCGAACATGCAGGCGCCGGCGGCGGCATGGCCGAAGCCTCCAGCTCGAATTACGTCGTCGATTTCCTCTCCTCTTCCGAAGGCCTGCAGCTCAACCGCGCCTTCGTCAAGATTTCCGATCCGAAGGTTCGCCGCAAGGTCGTGGAACTGGTGAAGGCTCTGGCAGCCGAGGCCGACTCCGACTGA